The Deltaproteobacteria bacterium DNA window TTGTTGAATGATCCAGTCCAGACGGATCCGCCACCGCAGGACCCCCTGGACCAGATGGACGACAAATGCCCTGTCCCTTTCATCGAGGCCCGATCCCTTCTCAAAAGCCGCCTCCACATATCGTTCAAAAAAACCGGGAGAATCATCCGTGCGGTTGAGTGCGGCTAATGCGAGGTCCCTCGGTGTCACGGGCTTATGGCTCCAGAAAGGTCCGTATCCCCTTCTCCACGAGTTCCATATCCACATCCGTATCAAAACAGGGGCCGAACGGTCTTCTATTAAATATGCCGAAGACAGGTATCGGGTAGCTGTCCTGGATGCCGCTGGAAAGGTCCCGCTCGCACGCCACAGCGATAATGACTTTGGGTTTTTTCTCCACCACAATCCTCCTCGCCAGGGTCCCGCCCGTGGCCACCGCAATGGGCACATGGTAGGTTTCCGATAGTGTCGCCAGATCTTTTATCTTGCACTTGCCGCACTTTTTGCAGTTCTCCACCTTACCGGTAATTCTGACCGTGCAGTCGTGATTCTGGAGACAGTGGGGGAGAAGGATAAGAAGCTGGTTCGGCTTAACCTTCTTGGCCTCAGCCAGAACCAGTTTGTTGTTGATGGCCACAAAGGATCTTCGGATGGCCTGTTTACTGATACCGAAGCATCTGCCCACACCCACCAGCAGGGGGAAGAGTTCCCGTATCACCACCCCGCGGATACGCCGGTTGAAAAAAAGATTTTTCCCCCGAAGGATGGTCAATACAAGGGTCAATGCGCCGCCGAGGCCGAAGAGGACCAGACAGGCCAGGGCGATGGCCAGAATGAGGGGAAGGCTCGGGTGGATATTTGCAAGGCCTACATAGGGGACCCACCAAAGGAGGAAGGCCACCCCCACCAGCACCACACAGGAAACCAAAAGCAGAAAGATGAAGATGCGCTTTTTCGGCCTGTCCACATTGGGATCGTCCGCCACCCTCCCGGTTGCCAAGGGGAAGGGGCGCTCCTCCTGTGACTTCTCGACTCCTTCCAAACCTTTCATATGATCCAACGCCTGAAGTTAAAAATGACTAAAGTTTCTATGGGCCGCAACCCAAAATATCTCACACTGAGGCACAAAGGCACAAAGATTTTTTTGGTTATTGACATTTGACGACCAAAGAATTATCGCCCAGAAGTGACTAAAATGTCTAAAGTGATCTAAAGTGCCTAAAGTTAAGGAATTCTGGCAATTAAATGAAAAACTCTGAGGACTATGCCCTGGCGCGGTCCAACCACCGCACCCAAGACACAAAGATCTCTTTTATTCAAAGGCCATTACCGAATAACGAACGACGGCTCGGCAGAGCCTGCTGTGTTCTGATCCTGAATCTTTCTTTCAGGATCAGAATAAACCCATCAAGACCTCTTCGCGTCCTTTGCGCCTTCGCGGTTCACCAAAACTTCTCCGCACGTTGCGTAAAAGTTACAGTCAAAGAGCCTAAAGCAAAACAAAACAACGCGCCCTCGCGTCCTTGCGGTTCAACAATATTTTTCGCAAATGGTCCCGGACCGCGAAATTACAGATAAAGATTCAGATTATCATTCCAGGACGGTTCCCTCATCTATTTGAAATCCCAGGAGAAACTTGGCGGCAGGCAGTCTTCGCCGACCGGGAGCCTGAAGCTCCCTGATCCGTACCGTCCCCTCCCCTGTCTCCACCAGCAGACCGTCTTCAGAACGGCCTGCGACTCTGCCCGGGTTACGGGTCACGGGAATACCGGAACTGTTGGCTTCTTCAACCCTGGCGGAAAAAAGCTTTATCTCTTTACCCCCGGCAAGGGTCGATGCACCGGGCCATGGATCCAGGCCACGGATCAGGGCCGACACTGACCGGGCCGATCGCGCCCATTCCACTCTGGAGATGCTCTTGTCGATCTTGGGTGCATAGGTCGCGAAATTATCGTCCTGCGCCTTTTCCATCAGTTCATGGCTTATCAACTTCTTAATCGTTTTCACCAGCACGTCCCCTGAAAGACGTGAAAGCCGGTCATGGAGTTCCCCCCATGTCTCCTCCGGACCGATGGGCACCGCCTCCTGGAACAGAATGGGCCCGGTGTCGAGACCTTCATCCATGTGCATGGCGGTCAGGCCGGTCTCTCTTTCGTCATTGATGACGGCCCACTGGATCGGAGCGGCCCCTCGATATCTGGGTAAGAGTGACGCATGGATATTGAGTGCTCCCCAATGGGGGATATCCAGGAGATCCTTTTTGAGAACCTGGCCGAATGCGACCACGACCAGGAGATCAGGACCCAAATCCTGAATAATCTTGCAAAAATCCTTGTCCGACACATTTTCAGGTTGAAGAACAGGAAGGCTGAACCGTCTGGCGGCCTCTTTGACCGCCGGGAAAATCGATTTCCTGCCCCGGCCCTTGGGCCGGTCCGGTTGCGTCACAACAGCCAGGAGGGAATACCCGTGTTCGACCAGTTTTTCCATCGAAGGCACGGCATATTCTGGGGTGCCCATGAAGATGATCGTGGGATCGGCGGGAAACCCTTCTATCGGGTGGTGCTTGGTGTATTCCACGTAACCTATTGTTCTTTAAGCGTTTTCATCACTTTTTTCTTATACAGGGCCCGTTTGAGAGTGCTGAGATGATCGATAAAAAGGGTTCCGTTCAGATGATCCACCTCATGTTGGAGGCATACGGCCAGCAGATCTTCGGCTTCGATATCTATTGGATTGCCGTTGCGGTCAAGCCCCTTCACCTTTACCTGGGCCTTCCGGACTACCTCGGCGGAAAAATCAGGGACGCTCAAACAGGCCTCCTCCCACCTTATCTTATCCTCTCCCAAGATCACCTCAGGATTGATCAGAACTGCGGGATCCCTCCCCTTCTCCCTCGGCCGGCAGTCGAATACAATGACCCGCTTGAGAAGGCCCACCTGGTTGGCAGCAAGCCCGATGCCAGGGGCGGCGTACATGGTTTCTATCATCCAGTCGATCTGGTGCTGCAGGTCTTCATCAATCTCCCGTATCGGTTCAGCCGGGGTCTTGAGAACCGGATCGGGATAGGTATATATTCTCATCTCACGTTCAGTATCTTCCATCAGCCGTTCACCCGCTCTGTTTCCATTCCATTTGTTACGGCAGGGACGGCACGATCCGCGTCACGCAAGGGGTCGCAGCTTCCCTCCATATGGTTCTCATATATACGCTTTGCCGGAATAAATCAAGAAGGTGCCGTGATAAAAGCGACAGATCCCTCAGCTAACCCCTTGACTTTTGCATATGCCCTGCCTATCAAGGGACATGCTGAAACGAATGGTGGAATTCATGTTTGAGATGGGCATGCTCAAGAGGACCCCTCGCACCGGATACCAATTCTTGGGTTCCGGCCGGGAATCTGTGGCAGACCACACTTTCCGGACGGCCGTTATCGGATATGCGCTTGCATCCATGGAACCCGAGGCCGATCGGGAAAAGGTGATTCTCATGTGCCTGTTTCACGATTTTCCGGAGGCCAGGACCGGCGATCATAATTATGTAAACAAAAAATATGTGACGGTTGATGAAGAAAAGGCCGTCCAGGATCAGGTGCAGGGGCTTCCCTTTGGAGATGAGGTCTCACGGCTGATTCAGGAATTCAATGGGCTGGAAACCCTTGAAGCCAGGCTTTCAAAGGACGCAGACCAGCTCGATCTCATTCTTGAACTCAAGGAACAACTTGACCTGGGCAATACCCAGGCTGAGGAGTGGCTCTCATTTGCCCTGAAAAGGCTGCTCACCGCGAGTGGAAAGCAGCTGGCCCAGGAAATCATGACCACAAAAAGGGACTCCTGGTGGTTTGACAAAAAGACAGACTGGTGGATCAACGGCCCTAAAAACAACCACTCCCTCAATCAGGGTTAATCTTTGAAAAACGCCTCCTGCATTTCAACGGTCAGACCGTCGCCATTCATAAGCCGCTCTGCCAGACCGCCCATTTTGGGCAATTCATAGGCGAAGAAAAATCGTAGGGCATACAGCTTGCCCTGATAGAAATTCTTTTCCTTCTCCAACGCAGCCCCGTCCA harbors:
- a CDS encoding DUF116 domain-containing protein, with product MKGLEGVEKSQEERPFPLATGRVADDPNVDRPKKRIFIFLLLVSCVVLVGVAFLLWWVPYVGLANIHPSLPLILAIALACLVLFGLGGALTLVLTILRGKNLFFNRRIRGVVIRELFPLLVGVGRCFGISKQAIRRSFVAINNKLVLAEAKKVKPNQLLILLPHCLQNHDCTVRITGKVENCKKCGKCKIKDLATLSETYHVPIAVATGGTLARRIVVEKKPKVIIAVACERDLSSGIQDSYPIPVFGIFNRRPFGPCFDTDVDMELVEKGIRTFLEP
- the fmt gene encoding methionyl-tRNA formyltransferase, producing the protein MGTPEYAVPSMEKLVEHGYSLLAVVTQPDRPKGRGRKSIFPAVKEAARRFSLPVLQPENVSDKDFCKIIQDLGPDLLVVVAFGQVLKKDLLDIPHWGALNIHASLLPRYRGAAPIQWAVINDERETGLTAMHMDEGLDTGPILFQEAVPIGPEETWGELHDRLSRLSGDVLVKTIKKLISHELMEKAQDDNFATYAPKIDKSISRVEWARSARSVSALIRGLDPWPGASTLAGGKEIKLFSARVEEANSSGIPVTRNPGRVAGRSEDGLLVETGEGTVRIRELQAPGRRRLPAAKFLLGFQIDEGTVLE
- the def gene encoding peptide deformylase, with amino-acid sequence MRIYTYPDPVLKTPAEPIREIDEDLQHQIDWMIETMYAAPGIGLAANQVGLLKRVIVFDCRPREKGRDPAVLINPEVILGEDKIRWEEACLSVPDFSAEVVRKAQVKVKGLDRNGNPIDIEAEDLLAVCLQHEVDHLNGTLFIDHLSTLKRALYKKKVMKTLKEQ
- a CDS encoding HD domain-containing protein; translation: MLKRMVEFMFEMGMLKRTPRTGYQFLGSGRESVADHTFRTAVIGYALASMEPEADREKVILMCLFHDFPEARTGDHNYVNKKYVTVDEEKAVQDQVQGLPFGDEVSRLIQEFNGLETLEARLSKDADQLDLILELKEQLDLGNTQAEEWLSFALKRLLTASGKQLAQEIMTTKRDSWWFDKKTDWWINGPKNNHSLNQG